A DNA window from Paralichthys olivaceus isolate ysfri-2021 chromosome 3, ASM2471397v2, whole genome shotgun sequence contains the following coding sequences:
- the srek1ip1 gene encoding protein SREK1IP1: MAVPGPNKDNIRAGCKKCGYPGHLTFECRNFVRVDPQKDIVLDVSSTSTEESEEDAPAAQRNEKQGRSSQHRRRPDDDERHKRKKSKNRKSRKRSASSSDETTKKKKKRDQSDSSSDKEEKRKKKKMKDHKKKSKKNKKEHAKQHKKRQKNRKPKISSSSSSSSSSSSSSSSSSSSSSESSDSD; this comes from the exons ATGGCTGTTCCCG GTCCTAACAAGGACAACATCAGAGCTGGCTGCAAGAAATGTGGATATC CGGGCCACTTAACGTTTGAATGCCGAAATTTTGTCAGAGTCGACCCTCAGAAAGACATAGTTCTGGATGTGAGCAGCACCAGTACTGAGGAGAGTGAAGAGGACGCCCCTGCAGCTCAGCGGAATGAGAAGCAAGGGAGAAGTAGCCAGCATCGCAGAC GTCCAGATGATGACGAGAGACACAAGCGGAAGAAGAGCAAAAACAGAAAGTCTAGAAAAAG GTCTGCTTCATCGAGTGATGAGaccacgaagaagaagaagaaacgcGACCAGTCCGACTCCTCCTCTgataaagaggagaagaggaagaaaaagaaaatgaaagaccacaagaagaaaagcaaaaagaacAAGAAGGAACACGCGAAGCAGcacaagaaaagacagaagaacaGAAAACCAAAGATCtcgtcatcttcctcctcctcctcatcctcctcctcctcctcctcttcttcttcctccagctccagtGAATCCTCAGACAGTGACTGA